One genomic region from Anopheles bellator chromosome 2, idAnoBellAS_SP24_06.2, whole genome shotgun sequence encodes:
- the LOC131207835 gene encoding protein madd-4 — MSSQLRRSTCAVPGEKRHSRWRWDFSIICLILTLAKAAHRDNRGGGSNATLSTWSPSASFVDLEDEDDEEVQKRAKAQGWSSWTEWSTCSRSCDGGVAYQLRRCHAPHGCKGDAVRYKICNMQPCPEQQDFRAHQCSAYDDVPYDGALLKWTPHYDYSEPCALTCRGRPQHLLEDMPDSAGASESFPISDDEPSVIVQLSNRVQDGTRCRPGSLDMCIQGKCQRVGCDLKIGSTKKIDVCGVCGGDGTSCTQPLYQWEIAPMSLCSVTCGGGYKMAMPTCRNRVTGVDVEESLCNASSRPEPTVVQCNTHLCPPKWVTDDWRSCSKMCGGGIRERVVVCAEESNGSKNKVPDEACRGVRPKNQEPCNVQECPKWIVGEWSGCSVSCGSGIQVRSVECMDPNAHYSGQCDPTAKPVTGQPCTTGIICNAGSVSSGAGGASGTQVTSNAGIVVIPPSSATSADFDSSPAAGEETDLGDVDQTADRIATALMKEKASMHIERDPTLMTYNDQPYYAQPLRQDRLPKAEKIVSQRVPSEATFIQDTEWSPCSVTCGEGIRRKPFRCKIFLEFSKRVAVLNDSLCHAYKPLDEVERCVMEPCSYSHNFEESYLKDGNRQGVENIKVHAAVPGKTYSWREEGYTSCSASCLGGVEELIINCVRDDTGKIVSPFLCSPETKPEARIRTCNDIPCPPRWNYSEFTPCSKSCGFGIQTREVTCIHEVTRGGENTMIVPNSMCTTKPQPDRQYCNIIDCPVRWEVSEWSKCSKSCGGGFKERRVECKQIMAQEHKVERPASMCPSSKPPDKKPCNTKACAPEDQRPPIAGTNSTFIQHDPKKNKITLKIGGAATVFYGTQVKIKCPVKRFNRTKIRWSKDQQPLLKTKKIKISKKGALRVLDVTFREAGIYTCHAGLSHADLRLAVKPKPGSEGQTDQDQERHREGADLNALRANSFAMANGSDDEKSGRRNRDRNRGKNRQRQQHDVTANEHDAPDDEELRSHSQMTVSGSTVASDASAAASSGTRTMPMPHFQHLLAGLQLLWPFQTFSNTRNRQFLMEQQRLDPFDGSIGREEKDESARPVHVYQLLKSRTTGDATDEPMSHDSQAMDDYKFEWMTTPWSECSQTCGANGGGYKLRSAHCMLRMTNSSRTVDNSFCEDAGLPVPETIDKCGNVECPRWVSTDWSPCQQSKCFSWHTALQKRDVFCEFDGQRSAEKVCEAEEKPVTKQECYNELCKGIWRVEPWSECNAACEGQGIKYRILQCVWYGTKKPAGNACRDQPRPAVMKVCKGPPCISNLSECKDLSRYCKNVKTMGLCRLHRYQQQCCKTCRFNVYN; from the exons AAACGAGCGAAAGCTCAGGGCTGGTCATCGTGGACCGAGTGGTCCACCTGTTCGCGGTCATGCGACGGTGGCGTTGCATATCAGTTGCGCCGGTGTCACGCACCCCACGGCTGCAAGGGGGACGCGGTGCGGTACAAAATATGCAACATGCAG CCCTGCCCGGAGCAGCAAGATTTTCGGGCCCACCAGTGCTCGGCGTACGACGATGTGCCCTACGATGGGGCCCTGCTGAAGTGGACTCCACACTACGACTACTCGGAACCGTGTGCCCTCACCTGCAG GGGCCGCCCGCAGCACCTGCTGGAGGACATGCCGGACTCGGCCGGGGCCAGCGAGTCGTTCCCCATCAGCGACGACGAACCGAGCGTCATCGTGCAGCTCTCGAACCGGGTCCAGGACGGTACCAGATGTCGCCCGGGCAGTCTCGACATGTGCATCCAGGGAAAGTGCCAG CGCGTCGGATGTGACCTGAAGATTGGATCCACCAAGAAGATCGACGTGTGTGGGGTTTGCGGTGGCGACGGCACCTCCTGCACGCAGCCCCTCTACCAGTGGGAGATAGCGCCGATGTCACTCTGCTCCGTGACCTGCGGAGGCG GATACAAGATGGCGATGCCAACCTGCCGCAACCGGGTGACCGGCGTGGACGTGGAGGAGTCACTCTGTAACGCGTCGTCCCGCCCGGAACCCACCGTCGTCCAGTGTAACACCCATCTCTGTCCACCGAA GTGGGTGACGGATGATTGGAGGTCCTGCTCGAAGATGTGCGGTGGCGGGATCCGGGAGCGAGTCGTCGTTTGTGCGGAGGAGAGCAACGGCTCCAAGAACAAGGTTCCGGATGAGGCTTGTCGCGGAGTACGgcccaaaaaccaagaacCATGCAACGTCCAGGAGTGTCCCAAGTGGATCGTCGGCGAATGGAGCGGG TGCTCGGTGTCCTGTGGCAGCGGAATTCAGGTGCGCAGCGTCGAGTGTATGGACCCGAACGCCCACTACAGTGGTCAGTGTGACCCGACCGCCAAACCAGTGACCGGTCAACCCTGCACCACCGGTATCATCTGTAACGCAGGATCCGTTTCCTCGGGCGCAGGCGGTGCGAGTGGGACTCAGGTTACGTCGAATGCCGGCATCGTCGTCATTCCACCGTCGTCAGCAACGTCGGCGGACTTTGATAGCAGTCCGGCCGCTGGCGAAGAAACCGATCTTGGCGATGTGGATCAGACCGCCGACCGGATTGCGACGGCGCTAATGAAGGAGAAAGCTTCGATGCACATCGAACGCGACCCGACGCTGATGACGTACAACGATCAGCCGTACTATGCCCAACCGCTGCGACAGGACCGACTACCGAAGGCGGAGAAAATCGTCTCCCAGCGGGTGCCGAGCGAAGCCAC CTTCATACAGGACACCGAGTGGTCACCGTGCAGCGTGACGTGCGGTGAAGGGATTCGCCGGAAGCCGTTCCGGTGTAAGATCTTCCTCGAGTTCTCCAAGCGCGTCGCCGTGCTGAACGACTCACTCTGCCACGCCTACAAACCGCTCGACGAAGTGGAACGCTGCGTCATGGAGCCGTGCTCCTACTCGCACAATTTCGAGGAGTCCTATCTCAA GGACGGAAATCGGCAGGGTGTGGAGAACATAAAGGTGCATGCGGCCGTACCGGGCAAGACGTATTCCTGGCGGGAAGAAGGCTACACAAGCTGCAGCGCCTCGTGTTTGGGCGGTGTCGAGGAGCTCATCATCAACTGCGTAAGGGACGATACCGGCAAGATAGTGTCACCGTTCCTGTGCTCACCCGAAACCAAACCGGAAGCACGCATACGGACCTGCAACGACATTCCGTGTCCGCCCCGGTGGAACTACTCCGAGTTTACGCCCTGCTCGAAGAGCTGCGGGTTCGGCATTCAGACGCGCGAGGTGACCTGCATCCACGAGGTGACCCGCGGTGGTGAGAACACGATGATCGTACCGAACAGCATGTGCACCACGAAACCGCAACCGGATCGGCAGTACTGCAACATCATCGactgcccggtccggtgggaGGTGTCGGAGTGGAGCAAGTGTTCCAA ATCATGTGGCGGTGGCTTCAAGGAGCGTCGCGTCGAATGCAAACAGATCATGGCCCAGGAGCACAAGGTCGAGCGTCCGGCTTCGATGTGCCCGAGCAGCAAACCCCCGGACAAGAAGCCCTGCAACACGAAGGCATGCGCCCCGGAAGATCAGCGACCACCGATCGCGGGGACCAACTCCACCTTCATCCAGCACGATCCGAAGAAGAACAAGATCACGCTCAAGATCGGTGGCGCGGCCACGGTGTTCTACGGGACGCAGGTGAAGATCAAGTGCCCGGTGAAGCGCTTCAATCGGACGAAGATACGCTGGTCAAAGGATCAGCAGCCACTGCtgaagacgaagaaaatcaaaatcTCCAAAAAAGGTGCCCTCCGCGTACTGGACGTCACGTTCCGCGAGGCCGGGATTTACACGTGCCACGCTGGTCTCAGCCATGCCGATCTGAGGCTAGCGGTGAAACCGAAGCCGGGCAGCGAGGGGCAAACGGATCAGGATCAGGAACGCCATCGGGAAGGAGCCGACCTGAACGCACTGCGCGCGAACTCTTTCGCCATGGCTAACGGGAGCGACGATGAAAAGAG TGGCCGACGGAACAGGGATCGCAATCGGGGGAAAAATcgacaacggcagcaacaCGACGTAACTGCCAACGAGCACGACGCCCCAGATGACGAG GAGCTCCGGTCACACTCGCAAATGACCGTGTCCGGCAGTACGGTGGCGTCGGatgcttccgccgccgccagttcCGGCACGCGTACGATGCCCATGCCTCACTTCCAGCATCTACTGGCCGGCCTACAG CTTCTTTGGCCATTCCAGACATTCAGCAACACTAGAAATCGCCAGTTCCTGATGGAGCAGCAGCGCCTCGATCCATTCGACGGGTCGATTGGGCGTGAGGAGAAGGACGAATCGGCACGACCGGTCCACGTCTATCAACTGCTAAAGTCACGCACGACCGGTGACGCCACGGATGAGCCGATGAGCCACGATAGCCAAGCGATGGACGACTATAAGTTCGAGTGGATGACCACGCCGTGGTCGGAATGTTCGCAAACATGCGGGGCGAATGGTGGAGGCTATAAG TTACGATCGGCCCACTGTATGCTGCGGATGACCAACTCAAGCCGCACGGTCGACAACAGCTTCTGCGAAGACGCCGGCCTCCCGGTGCCGGAAACGATCGACAAGTGCGGCAACGTCGAGTGCCCCCGGTGGGTATCGACCGACTGGAGCCCTTGCCAGCAGTCGAAGTGCTTCTCCTGGCACACGGCACTCCAGAAGCGGGACGTGTTCTGTGAGTTCGATGGCCAACGGAGCGCCGAGAAGGTGTGCGAGGCCGAGGAGAAGCCCGTCACCAAGCAGGAGTGCTACAACGAGCTCTGCAAGGGCATCTGGCGGGTGGAGCCATGGTCGGAG TGTAATGCTGCCTGCGAAGGGCAAGGCATCAAGTACAGGATACTGCAGTGTGTCTGGTACGGCACGAAGAAACCGGCCGGCAATGCGTGCCGCGATCAGCCACGACCAGCGGTCATGAAAGTGTGTAAAGGACCACCATGCATTTCGAACC TGTCGGAGTGCAAAGACCTGTCGAGGTActgtaaaaatgtaaaaacgATGGGCCTTTGTAGACTGCACCGTTACCAGCAACAGTGTTGCAAGACTTGTAGGTTTAACGTTTACAATTAA